The DNA segment GGCACGTGTACGCGTCCAAGTCGTTCTTCGACGTGCGCAAGAACCGGCGCGTTCTGTGGGCGTGGGCGAACGAGTCCGACAGCCAGGCCGACGACGTCGCCCGCGGCTGGTCCGGCGTGCAGACATTCCCGAGGAAGATGTGGCTAGCCAAGGACGGCAAGCAGCTGCTGCAGTGGCCGATCGAGGAGATCGAGACGCTGAGGAGGAAGCGCGCCGGTCTCTGGCGAGGCACCAGGCTAGGCGCCGGCGCGGTGCAGGAGATCGTCGGCGTGGCGAGCTCGCAGGCGGACGTGGAGGTGGTGTTCAAGATTCCGAGCCTGGAGGAGGCCGAGAGGGTGGACGACCCCAACCGGCTGCTGGATCCCCAGAAGCTGTGCGGTGAGAAGGGCGCCGCCGTGCGGGGCGGCGTCGGCCCGTTCGGGCTCCTCGTGATGGCCTCCGGCGACCTGCACGAGCACACCGCCGTCTTCTTCAGGGTGTTCAGGCACCATGACAAGTACAAGCTTCTTATGTGCACCGACTTGACAAAGTAAGAAGGCTAATAATTTTCCATTGTTCATCTCTACTAGTATTAGAACTGACAACATGTAATTTCAGGTCGTCGACAAGAGCAGGGGTGTACAAGCCGGCTTACGGCGGATTCGTGGACATGGACATCGACGATCACAAAACCATATCGCTGAGAACGTTGGTGAGTTCTTCGCAAACATTCAGAGCCACAGACTCACAGCTTCAATTGATTCATCGAACCTtggtgtttttctttctttttattggACAGATTGACCATTCGGTGGTGGagagcttcggcggcggcgggcgggcgtgCATCACGGCGCGGGTTTACCCGGAGCACGTGGCGACGAGCAGCAGCCATTTGTACGTGTTCAACAACGGGAGCGACGCCGTTAAGGTGGCCAAGCTGGAGGCGTGGGAcctggcgacggcgaccgtCAACGTTGTTGTTGGAGACCACCACGGCCTTGTTGCGCCGGCGTTGGAGTTGGAGCCGACACGCACGACGCAGTGATCTGAGGCCTGAAGCGGCTGGCCGGCACTGGCACAGTTGGTTCGATGGTTTGATTGCATCGTGCAGCCGATTGGTTGTGTGGTGATTTGTTCGATTGTTGTGAACAGGGTGTATGATCTGTGACAGAAAGAAGAGCACAAAAGAAATCATTCGATAGTATACGTCACGTGCTTTATATGTTTTGCTCTTTTGTTATAGTACGTATTCCCTGCGTTTCATCTATAAATTGTTCGACTTTTCTCTTAGTTcatttctttaagtttgattaaatttgtagaaaaatatagtaatatttttaatacaaaataaatatatttaattttaaatttaatgaaaataatttggtgttataattgttgctaattttttatataaatttgatcaaacctaCAGACTTTTGactataaaaaaagttaaatgactTATTCATTTGCCAGAATACATTCTGAACATGTCTCCGATAAAAAATGGTAAGAACTAGTTTGGTATGCTccgatgctttttttttgtttgtttatgtaTAATTACTTATATGGGAGTATTATTATTTGTAGAAACTATGTTGATGAACTCTAGAACACTTTAAAAAATGAAGATGAAATTCAGACcactttaaaaaaatgattatgaTCAATTGTTGGTggaagaggaaaaagagaaagattTTTTATGCATAACATATGCCCTGATCTTATTCAACTCTTTATGTGTCCAACAATAAGTGTGTCAGCATGAAAGTGAATTTGGATTTGGATGGTGTAACCCTTATTccatatttgtatttttctttggaCTTTTAGCTGAATGTTAGTTGAATTAGACTTATTGTAAAGCACATGTAAAGCTGGCACATCTGTTAAAAAGATATTTGGTTAATTCAACTGACatgaaaagttatttttttaaaaaagaaaatgtactCCTGCTTCTGATGATATTCTGTAATGAGTATATTCTTGCAGTTGCAGTATACTAGATTAAATTTATATTACTTAATAATGTGCGTTGTACGTGCACTTACTAGTACACTTATAAAAGAGCGAACCTGTTTGATTACACCGAGTCGATGCATACATATACTCGAACTAACACAATCAATCAAATCATCAAATCGTTCCTTTACTTTACTTTCAGTCATATTTTCTAGTTTACCATATACCTAATAACTAGTTCATCCATCTTTATCAATTTAGTTGTAAATCGTCCATCTTTTTTGCAAGAGCATGATATCCTTTGTAGTTTTGTTCCATGAACCTTCCAATTCGCTCACGAGAAAGTTGGTTATCTACAAACCAGTCTAAATCGGGCTAGACGTcagtttgatctctaaatcgtcTCTGCTTGTCGGTTCTAATCTTTTCTAAGCCCATCTTAAGTTGCGTTCGGAATCCCCTCTTCCCAACATGCACAATACTTACGGAAAACAGAGcaatccattagcacgtgattaatcaagtattagctaattttttttcgaaaatggatcaatatgatttttttaagcaactttcatttTTACAGAAAACAcaacgtttagcagtttgaaaagcgtgcgcgcagaaTACGATAGGGAGGCACTACTAGGAAATCGGGCTTATGCAACGGCAAGAATTTGTTGCAATATGCCCAAAACCGTTGCAATAGGTGCAATTGCAATGGATTTTTGTCGTTAGGGCTCATGGCGCAAAAGTCCGTAGCAATATGGTTTTTACCACTGGATCACTCTGCCGTTGTAAATAAAAACTCCTGTTGCAACTGAATGAACCGTGGCAAATAACAGATAAGGCAATGGTTGGTTGGTGGTAATACAACATATTGCAACACCAGATGTCGTTGTCGTAGGAACTAGTCGCATCGCACCAAAGCGTGGTAATAAGTGCTTTTGCAAATGGCGTTGCAAAATGTGTATTGCCACAGACCTCAAACGTGGTAATAGGTCGACCTTTATTGCCATGCTCACAGTTTGGTTGTCATAGATAGATCCCATTATTGCCACGCTATACATGTCTCTTTGCTATAAGCAGGCCCCACCTATCAGTGACTAAGGTCAACGAGCGCATAGTGGACTGGGTCCTCGCATGCACCGGCCGCGGGCGCACCATGTGGCAGCCACATGGCGGCCACGGTGGACCAGCGTGAGAGGTGGCAAAATCCGAGACCTGGCGAAATTCGACCTGAACTCGGACTcagcggtctgactggccacgAGCCTCTGGTTAGACCGGTCCCACGAAGAAAACCAGGTTCTTTTCAAGCTTTGGAAATGTGTTCCTATTTCGAGTCTAGATGTCAAATTTTAGTGGTAACACTAGTCTTCCACGTAAATCATATAACTATGTAAAAGTTGATGGGAACATATGTTGTGTACACAGCTTCGTGTACACATCCTACACACCAACTAACACATATGACCGAAAACTTCTGAcgaaattttgtttttctccttgGTCTATGTATGATGATTTTGTAAGATATGACTTTAtgcgtagatgtaatactactATATGTACTaagttttttaagtttttttttggtatttattAGTTGGTGTGTAAGTGAAGACTTGTATGCGTAGAATATGTTGTCCATGTGGAAACCAAATAAAAAGGAAATAGTTTTGCATGATAGAAATGTCGAAATTACAAAATGGCCGATAAATTAAAATGAAAAGCATCCAAAAGTTGAACTCGAAGAGGGGAAAAATTAGGGTACTCCCATGTACGGTCAATATTCTTTCGGTGAAAAATGATGTATCCATCGACAACGAGTCACCCGCGATGACTTTGTTACTCTAAAGATATGTCAACCTAGTGTTTCACTACGTGCTCACAAGGATAGGACGTGTATATGCACAGCTTGAATTTGCGCGTGTTATAAGCGTATATGTTTCTTACTGTTCAAGAAAAATCATACAAATTAAAGCAATACACCTTATGTGTTGTGcatatttatctattatatactaaaagtccattaatcttTCTATAAACGCTCGTAAACCGCCATGTGGCGTCCCTACGaacgctcctaagtcgccacatggcattttataatctcaccgttgatttttatttaaattaatgGGCCCATAATTTTAAACCGgtagattagatctatttgcTCCCTGTTAATATCCCGTGCTTATGGGTAAAACTAGCGTGCCTACTTATGATGGAAAAAGCTACGGAactgtttatttaaaaaatcaagtACCGTACGTAAGTACGAGaagaaaaactataaaaaaacctactaaaaaaataaaaacatgcttACGTATGTAAAAGAACTATAACGCacttaaaatttatatgtatgcacatcAGTAGAAAAAATTAGACcatctttttaaaataagattttcTATACTATAAAAACACACAATAtgttagaccattagattagccCGCTTTCTcttaataaatactccctctgtttcacaatgtaaaattttctagcattgcccacatttatatagatgctaatgaatctagacatatatatgtttagattcattaatatctatatgaatatgggtaatgctggaaagtcttatattgtgaaacggaggaactaTAACAAAATTCGATAACCCGGATTATGTTATTGAATTATTGCATCAAGGACcataatttataataatttaataatattagataatttaattattttgttttatattaattGTTGAATACTAAAAGTCCATATGAACTTTCTTAAAACGCTCTCACACTCCCACGTGCCAATCCATAAAACGCTCTCAAGCTACCACGTGACGCTAATAAAATCCATCCCTCAATTTTTACTTAATTCAGTGGGTCCAATATTTTTAGCCATCCAACTTAATTGAGATTAAAATAACCTAGCGCTGCCGAAACCGCGGCTAAGGGCCGGACGGAGGGAAGCTTCCCTAGGGCGTCACCGTAGTCATCCTGCTCTTGCTCGTATGTCCCGCCATGGCTGATgattaagggggtgtttagattcaggggtgtaaagttttggcgtgtcacatcgggtattatatagggtgtcgcatggggtgtttgggcactaataaaaaaactaattacaaaattcgttagtaaaccgcgagacgaatttataaGTCTAATTattccgtcattagcaaatgtttactgtagcaccacattgtcaaatcatggagcaattaggcttaaaagattcgtctcgcaaattagtcgcaatatgtgcaattagttatttttttggcCGATATTTATTATTTCATTCAGGTgttcaaacatctgatgtgaacatggtgtaaagttttggcatagaatctaaacatggcctaattcAATTTTggcttttcaatttttttattcacATGTACGTACTACTCTGTCCcagaaaaagacaaactctagctatgaatctggacaaaacaccttacttttacttttgttgacatgttttctgaagaaaataaatctaccatcttttcaaatgatgaagaatattacaaataattgcttataaatattatttaaatatgatataatataaagctaatGGGTTTGGAGaattataaaagcaattaatgccgatgaaaaaaaattatgaagaaATCGTGGCATAACACAAATATGATATACTATAAAGCTAATAGGCTAGAGAATTATAAAAGGAATTAAggccgatgaaaaaaaaaatatagagaaatCGTGGCAGATTTTTGCTACTATAAGTGTCTCAAACTTAGCGTACGAcgcatgcccgcgcgaatgcgtgggctatcttcctagttttATATAACAGACTCAAACACGCACAAACCGTATGGACATACGAGCGATGCAacaaacacatacatatattgAAAAAGATCCGATCCAGGTAATACATTTattaatttctcatatataactatatgtatatatgagaTGGTAACACATATGTATGTTTGGTAGATCATTTGGTGGCCAGCTTGAAGGAGCTGAGTTGGTAGGTGGTCGCCCCGACCAAGTCAGCCACAACGGCCACGTACAACTCCCTCGTCTTTTTGCGAGAGCTAGCAGCATCGATGACAACCAGATAGTTGGACCCCTGCACCACCTGCTCCTCGGCTGCGACCACGCGGACGAACTGCAGCCTGTCATTGGTCCCCAGCTGGTTGTGCTTCCCCACCGCCCACGCGCCGACCCGCTGAATCTGATTGTTGCCGGCAACGTCCTCGATCACGTTCCACCCGCCGACCCACTGCGCGCGGCTGGTGGTGGCAACGGCAGCAACGGCTGCGAGGAGGATGAGCAGGAGCCCGGGGTGTCTCGCCATGTCGATTCGAGAACGATTTGGGAGCAGCTGATCAGCAGGCTAGGGTGCAGTGGAGACAGCTGGGTCTTGGAAGAACACTTGTGCTAGATGTGTAGTACAAGTAAGGATGGCTCAAGACACCCGCGGATGAGCCATTTATATAGGGCTAGTTAGCATATATTAATTCTAATTTATGGGACATATCGAATTTTTTTTACAGTTCGTTTGATGACATGGTCAAATACTATCAGTTCCAAATTCGACATTTTGTACAACACTTGGTTGTAGTTGAAAGCTACGGATCACGTTGGGGACGTTCAACAACTAGTAGGATCTATATATACCTTTGGCAATTAACACGACATGTATGGTTGTGGTTTaaatactactctctccgttttatattataagttcgtttttaatttattttttagttaaacttttttaagtttgaacaggtttatagaaaaaatataataacattttcaatataaaataagcatataatcaaaatatattaaaatttagttttaatgaaactaatttggcgttaaaacttaaaaaagtttcagtaagaaaaaaaaatcaatgtggATTGCAATATGAAACGAAGTGAGTATAACTTTGCATAGCTCAGCAGCTTAGTTTCCTTATAGTAGAACCAGATTAAATTCCTAAATTTGATATGAGTGCTCTCACatacggctaattatttttctagtggTCAACATTGTCTTCTAGGTGATCTCAACATATACTGGCCAGCCACTCGGAGGCACTCAACAAAGGGATTGAGAGTCTCTTCGAGACgtcatgtgtgtgtgtgcatcCATAGTGGTGGGTGTGATTCTTTTTTATGGCATGTGGTGATATGGCTTCAACTTTCTCTGTGGTTTAATATCATTCCGTCTAAAGAGAATAGGGATGGAGGTTGTCTATTCACGATAAACCCGTCACCTGCCTCTAAGCACGACCCCCCATGGGTTGTGCTCATGAAGCATCTCCATCGAGCCCTTCAGCACAGCCCCCTACGGGCTGTACTCGGTGCACATCTTCACCGAGCCCATGTGGCATGAC comes from the Oryza glaberrima chromosome 9, OglaRS2, whole genome shotgun sequence genome and includes:
- the LOC127785318 gene encoding putative cysteine proteinase inhibitor 11, yielding MARHPGLLLILLAAVAAVATTSRAQWVGGWNVIEDVAGNNQIQRVGAWAVGKHNQLGTNDRLQFVRVVAAEEQVVQGSNYLVVIDAASSRKKTRELYVAVVADLVGATTYQLSSFKLATK